A window from Strix uralensis isolate ZFMK-TIS-50842 chromosome 15, bStrUra1, whole genome shotgun sequence encodes these proteins:
- the CABP2 gene encoding calcium-binding protein 2, which produces MFFFFRGPQRRGASSPATPSYRATSRGPGKRGNRCLRLALQRGGQGASSTPGRSSHGGTSPTESQWAAEEPGSLPPPTFGQPQPLLPPPWPRPWLAPEGWQPPGLHQPGPRGQACPAARGLPLAMGNCTKTPERRLPKDGKSRSGPPVPGDPEEVAESPPLQSYSVLQGLVGPACIFLRQSIAITQLDRELRSEEIEELKQAFREFDKDHDGYISYKDLGECMRTMGYMPTEMELIELSQQITGGKVDFDDFVELMGPKMLAETADMIGIKELRDAFREFDTNGDGQISMAELREAMRKLLGQQLNYREVDEILKDVDLNGDGLVDFEEFVRMMSR; this is translated from the exons ATGTTCTTCTTCTTCCGCGGGCCCCAGCGGCGGGGGGCCAGTAGCCCCGCGACCCCCTCTTACCGGGCCACCTCCCGTGGCCCTGGCAAACGGGGCAACCGCTGCCTCCGCCTGGCCCTGCAACGTGGGGGGCAGGGGGCCTCCAGCACCCCGGGACGGTCGAGCCACGGCGGCACATCCCCCACAGAGAGCCAGTGGGCTGCCGAGGAGCCGGggtccctgccaccccccacTTTTGGGCAG CCACAGCCGTTATTGCCCCCCCCGTGGCCCCGGCCCTGGCTCGCCCCGGAGGGGTGGCAACCCCCAGGACTGCACCAGCCGGGCCCCCGGGGCCAGGCATGCCCTGCGGCACGGGGGCTACCGCTAGCCATGGGCAACTGCACCAAGACCCCTGAGCGGAGGCTCCCCAAG GACGGGAAGTCACGCTCTGGCCCCCCAGTCCCCGGTGATCCCGAGGAGGTGGCGGAATCTCCCCCGTTGCAGAGCTACTCGGTGCTGCAGGGGCTGGTGGGGCCGGCCTGCATCTTCTTGCGGCAGAGCATCGCCATTACCCAGCTG gacCGAGAGCTGCGGTCTGAGGAGATTGAAG AGCTGAAGCAGGCCTTCCGGGAGTTCGACAAAGACCACGACGGGTACATCAGCTACAAGGACCTGGGCGAGTGCATGCGGACCATGGGCTACATGCCCACTGAGATGGAGCTCATCGAGCTGTCCCAGCAGATCA CTGGGGGCAAGGTGGATTTTGATGATTTTGTGGAGCTGATGGGCCCTAAAATGCTGGCAGAGACAGCGGACATGATTGGGATCAAGGAGCTGCGTGACGCCTTCCGCGAG TTCGACACCAACGGGGACGGGCAGATCAGCATGGCAGAGCTGCGGGAGGCCATGCGCAAGCTGCTGGGACAGCAGCTCAACTACCGGGAGGTGGACGAGATCCTCAAGGATGTGGATCTCAACGGGGACGGCCTGGTGGACTTCGAAG AGTTTGTGCGAATGATGTCGCGCTGA